The Croceicoccus marinus genome contains a region encoding:
- a CDS encoding alpha-glucuronidase — MLVNRLAAAFAVAAAMFVPAAAQAQDGPAIAPATGGPSVAPEEDGYALWLRYAPLEGQAKAALERFDPRLAPVSAISDPTILVAMQELDRGLSSLLERPLAAGGDANVTLDCTSDVTGPEGSYRITGAASGIAIMAADPRGCLYGSHALLRELSLGTAPGRISLDQAPAMPLRLLNHWDNPDGSVERGYAGRSIFDWWHMPGRSDPRMIDYARANASIGINGSVVNNVNASPLFLTPRYLPKLVALADAWRPYGIRLYISARFSAPRDIGGLGTADPLDPQVRAWWQAKADEIYAAIPDFGGFLVKANSEGQPGPQDYGRTHADGANMLAGAVGDRGTIIWRAFVYSAEDETDRAKQAYEEFVPLDGEFAPNVIVQVKNGAIDFQPREPFHPMFGAMPDTRLMLEVQLTKEYLGFASHLAFLAPMWEEVLDSDTGRGGNVAQVVAPAGMAGVANTGSDRNWTGSDFDQANWYAFGRLAWDPTLSSKTIAREWAAQTFSRDPAFLAASVPMMLDSREAVVDYMTPLGLAHLMGTGHHYGPAPWVCDLGRPDWNPCYYHRADKGGIGFDRTAGGSNALAQYAPDIAAQWSDPAAMNQDYLLWFHHVPWDFRTRSGRGLWEELVARYDRGVAKVDDMQTTWQSLSPYVDPQRFRAVSEMLAIQRQEAQWWRDASLAYWQHVNGLPLPAGAAPPARDLKAYQALEFPEAPGE; from the coding sequence ATGCTTGTCAACCGGCTTGCCGCGGCGTTTGCCGTGGCTGCCGCGATGTTCGTTCCTGCCGCCGCCCAGGCGCAGGATGGCCCCGCCATTGCCCCGGCGACCGGCGGTCCATCCGTCGCCCCGGAGGAGGACGGCTATGCGCTATGGCTGCGCTATGCCCCGCTGGAGGGGCAGGCGAAAGCCGCGCTCGAACGGTTCGATCCGCGACTGGCGCCAGTTTCGGCCATCAGCGATCCGACGATCCTCGTCGCCATGCAGGAACTCGACCGCGGATTGTCCTCTCTGCTGGAAAGGCCGCTGGCCGCTGGCGGTGACGCGAATGTCACGCTGGACTGCACAAGCGACGTGACCGGGCCCGAGGGTAGCTACCGCATTACCGGCGCGGCGAGCGGGATCGCCATCATGGCTGCCGATCCGCGCGGCTGCCTCTACGGCTCCCATGCGCTGCTGCGGGAACTGTCGCTGGGAACGGCGCCCGGCCGGATATCGCTCGACCAGGCTCCCGCCATGCCGCTGCGGCTGCTGAACCATTGGGACAATCCCGACGGCAGCGTGGAGCGCGGCTATGCCGGCCGCTCGATCTTCGACTGGTGGCACATGCCCGGGCGCAGCGATCCGCGCATGATCGATTACGCCCGCGCCAATGCGTCGATCGGGATCAACGGTTCGGTGGTGAACAATGTCAACGCCAGCCCGCTTTTCCTGACCCCGCGCTATCTGCCCAAGCTGGTCGCGCTGGCTGACGCGTGGCGCCCCTATGGCATCCGGCTTTATATTTCCGCCCGCTTCAGCGCGCCGCGCGACATCGGCGGGCTTGGCACCGCCGATCCGCTCGATCCGCAGGTGCGCGCGTGGTGGCAGGCCAAGGCGGACGAGATCTATGCCGCCATCCCGGATTTCGGCGGCTTCCTGGTAAAGGCCAATTCCGAAGGCCAGCCCGGCCCGCAGGATTATGGTCGTACCCATGCCGACGGCGCCAACATGCTGGCCGGGGCCGTCGGCGATCGCGGCACGATCATCTGGCGCGCCTTCGTCTATTCGGCAGAGGACGAGACCGACCGCGCCAAACAGGCGTATGAGGAATTCGTGCCGCTCGACGGCGAGTTCGCGCCGAACGTGATCGTACAGGTCAAGAACGGCGCCATCGACTTCCAGCCGCGCGAGCCGTTCCATCCCATGTTCGGCGCCATGCCCGACACGCGCCTGATGCTGGAAGTCCAGCTGACCAAGGAATATCTGGGCTTCGCGAGCCATCTCGCCTTCCTGGCCCCGATGTGGGAGGAGGTACTGGATTCCGATACCGGTCGCGGCGGAAATGTTGCGCAGGTCGTTGCGCCCGCAGGCATGGCGGGCGTGGCGAACACGGGTTCGGATCGCAACTGGACCGGATCCGATTTCGACCAGGCGAACTGGTACGCCTTCGGCCGGCTGGCCTGGGATCCGACGCTTTCGTCCAAAACGATCGCACGCGAATGGGCGGCGCAGACCTTCAGCCGCGATCCGGCTTTCCTTGCGGCGAGCGTTCCGATGATGCTGGACAGCCGGGAAGCGGTGGTCGACTACATGACGCCGCTCGGCCTGGCGCATCTGATGGGCACCGGGCACCATTACGGTCCCGCGCCGTGGGTTTGCGACCTCGGGCGGCCGGACTGGAACCCGTGTTATTACCACCGCGCGGACAAGGGCGGCATCGGCTTCGACCGGACGGCAGGCGGCAGCAACGCCCTGGCCCAATACGCCCCCGACATTGCCGCCCAGTGGTCCGATCCGGCGGCGATGAACCAGGATTATCTGTTGTGGTTCCACCACGTCCCCTGGGATTTCCGGACCCGCTCCGGCCGCGGCCTGTGGGAGGAGCTGGTCGCCCGATATGACCGCGGCGTGGCGAAGGTCGACGACATGCAGACGACCTGGCAATCGCTGTCCCCCTATGTCGACCCGCAGCGGTTCCGCGCGGTGAGCGAGATGCTGGCGATCCAGCGGCAGGAAGCGCAATGGTGGCGCGACGCGTCGCTGGCCTATTGGCAGCACGTCAACGGCCTGCCACTACCCGCAGGCGCGGCACCGCCGGCGCGGGATCTGAAGGCGTATCAGGCGCTTGAATTTCCCGAAGCGCCGGGCGAATGA